Within the Gordonia westfalica genome, the region TGCTGGAATACGACGAACTGCTGAACTCGCTGCTGCAGGCCGGTGCCGCGAAGGTGGGAATCCAGCAGTCCACCGACATGCGGAAGATCTCCGCGTGGGTCGCGATCGCCGCGGTGCCCACGATGATCGCCGGGATCTACGGCATGAACTTCGACCACATGCCCGAGCTGCACCAGACCTGGGGTTATCCCGTCGTCCTCGGCGTCCTGGTCGCGGTGTGCTGCGCGCTGTTCGTGGTGTTCCGGCGCAGCCACTGGCTGTGAGGCGATTGCCCGATCGCCGCGTCGGGTAGTCGGTGGGCATGAGCACCACCGAGACAGACGACACCGTGAAGGCCCTGTTCGAACGGGCCGGACGCACCTACGCCGACGAGGCCGGGATCACGCTGAAGGACACGCCGGCCCCACTGTTCGAGCTCCTGGTCCTGTCGCTCCTGCTGAGCACTCGGATCTCCGCCGACATCGCGGTCGCCGCGGCCCGCGAACTGTTCGCCTCCGGCTTTCGCACCCCGGAGAAGATGGCCGGGGCGTCGTGGCAGAGCCTCGTCGACGCGCTGGGCCGCGGGCACTACAAGCGCTACGACGAGAGCACGGCGACGCGCCTCGGCGAGGCCGGGCAGAAGGTGGTCGACGACTATCACGGGGATCTCCGCGGACTCGCCGAGAAGGCCGGCTCCGACCCGGACGAGGCCTCGACGCTGTTGCAGGAGTTCACCGGCATCGGCCCGGTCGGCGCGGACATCTTCCTGCGCGAGGTGCAGTCCGTGTGGGGTTGGGTCACACCGCATTTCGACAAGCGAGCGCTGTCGGCGGCGAAGGAACTCGGCCTCCCCGACGACCCGGCGCGTCTCGCCGATCTCGCCGACGGCAGGCCCGAGGCCCTCGCCGCGGCCCTGGTGCGGGTCTCACTCGACAAGGACCTGCTCGACGAGCTCAGGGCCGGGTAGCGCGGGCCTATCCTGGGAGGGCGGCGACGGACGTCCAGGTTTGAGGCGCGCCGTCGTCGGGCAATCGAGGACGGCCGCGCGTCCACTGCGGACCACGAACGGGAGGAGTACTGGTGTCAGCTGAGGCGATTGCAACCGATCCGACGACGGACGGGGTCTTTCGCGGGCCGACGCTGCCCAGTGCCCGCGGTCCGCTCTCCCGGACGGTGATCGACCTGCTCCGCGGCGATCCCGACGCAGCGCGGCCCGGCAGGGTCGGCGCGGCGCTGCAGGACCCAGACCTGGTCACCCCAGACCTGTTCACCACAGACCTGTTCACCACAGACCTGTTCTCCACCGACCCGTACGGCGACGACCTGCAGTTGGCGCTGTATCTCTGCTACGAGATGCACTACGTCGGATTCGCCGATGCCGACGCCGCCTGGGAGTGGCAGCCGGAGCTGCTGTCCCTGCGCGCCGGTCTCGAACGACGCTTCCTGGACGCGCTGCACCGAGACGTGCCCGCGGCGACCGCCGACGACACCGCCGAGTCCGAGATGGACGAACTCTGCATCGAGAACCCCGACGGCGACGGCGCGTCGTACCACCTGCGCGACAACGGCACGTGGGAGCAGTTCCGGCAGCTGTTCGCGCTGCGGTCGCTGTACCACCTCAAGGAGGCCGATCCGCACGCGTGGGCCATCCCGCGGCTGCGCGGCCACGCCAAAGCCGCTTATGTGGCAGTCGAATTCGACGAGTTCGGCGGCGGTCGCGGTGACGCGGTCCATCAGGAACTCTTCGCCGACCTGCTGCGTGCGTCCGATCTCTCGGCCGACTACCTCGGCTACCTCGACACCGTCCCCGGCGTCGCGCTGACCCCGGTGAACCTCATGTCGCTCTTCGGATTGCACCGCCGGTACCGCGGCGC harbors:
- a CDS encoding endonuclease, whose protein sequence is MSTTETDDTVKALFERAGRTYADEAGITLKDTPAPLFELLVLSLLLSTRISADIAVAAARELFASGFRTPEKMAGASWQSLVDALGRGHYKRYDESTATRLGEAGQKVVDDYHGDLRGLAEKAGSDPDEASTLLQEFTGIGPVGADIFLREVQSVWGWVTPHFDKRALSAAKELGLPDDPARLADLADGRPEALAAALVRVSLDKDLLDELRAG
- a CDS encoding iron-containing redox enzyme family protein — encoded protein: MSAEAIATDPTTDGVFRGPTLPSARGPLSRTVIDLLRGDPDAARPGRVGAALQDPDLVTPDLFTTDLFTTDLFSTDPYGDDLQLALYLCYEMHYVGFADADAAWEWQPELLSLRAGLERRFLDALHRDVPAATADDTAESEMDELCIENPDGDGASYHLRDNGTWEQFRQLFALRSLYHLKEADPHAWAIPRLRGHAKAAYVAVEFDEFGGGRGDAVHQELFADLLRASDLSADYLGYLDTVPGVALTPVNLMSLFGLHRRYRGAAVGHLAATEITSPPGSQRLLAGLSRLDAPEACRHFYREHVEADAVHEQILRTDVVGDLVRSAPDTEADVIFGIRAFLFVEDALDAHVMGAWERGESAFPGI